GGCGGTCTTTGTCGGCCGGACCCGGCTGATTGATAATGTTCTGGTTCATCCTTAGTGGTCCTGTTCGTAAATATGGTAACGTACCGAGAGGGTCGTAGGGCGGTCTCATCAAGGCGCGCGACTGAGGTGTACCCCTGTGGTACGCCGCAAGGAGCGGAACGCTGAAGAGACCGCCCTACGGCACTCGAATGCGACCGTATTTACGAATAGGGCCACTTAGAATCAGAGGATCCTTACTCCCATCTCAGAAAGCATCTCGGTGAGCTTCATCATGGGAAGACCAACCACGTTGGTATAGCAGCCTTGGATCCTTCGTACCAAGAGCATCCCCTTCCCCTGGATTCCGTAGGCGCCGGCCTTGTCCATGGGTTCACCGGTCGAGATGTAAGCCGAGATCTCCCGGTCGGTCATCTCTTTGAAGAAGACCCGCGTGGTCTCTTGGCCGGTCATCATCTTGCCGCTTTCTGCTTCGATCAGGACCAGCGCCGTGATGACCTCATGGGACCTTCCGGAAAGTCTGCGCAGCATTTGGAATGCATCTTCCGGATCCTTGGGCTTGCCGAGAATCTCCCCGTCCAAGACAACGATGGTATCCGCTCCGATGACGATCCCGGACGTAAGCCGGGAAGCCACGTCAGCCGCCTTTTCCCCGGCCAGGGTCCGTGCAACCTCAAGAGGCGATAAGCCGTCTTGATGCTCTTCCTCAACGGAGCTGGGAATCACCTCAAAACGCAGTCCCACCTCTGCGAGCAGATCTCGACGACGCGGAGACGCGGAAGCCAGGATCAGTCTTTTCATCAGTATCCTTTAATTGACAAACCAATAAATTTTCTTTCCCATTCACACACCGAGCTCTCAGAATAATAAAAGTGCGACATCAAATCAATGGATTTTCTTTTTTTTATTTTATGGGATGAATCTCATGGGGAAATATGTTATCTTTTCTTCAACGCATGATCCATATTACGGGTTGGCGCATGGGTCTTCAATCCTGCTCCATACCCTTTTTACAGGGACTATAAATTCATGCCTTTAATCAACGAAAAAAGGTTGGACGAACATATCCGTTCCGTGAAGGAACCGTATGAAAAGAGTTTAGAACGTTTGGTGGAAATCCCTACAGTCAGTTCCGACCCGGCATGCAAGCAAAATATCCGGAAGGCCGCGGTTTTGACGGCGGGAATCCTGAAATCGTTCGGCATTCATGCGGAAGTTTTATGGACACCCGGCCATCCTGTGGTGATCGGGACCATGGGTACGAATAAAAAACATCGGACGGTTCTTATTTATAACCATCTGGACGTGCAGCCTGCGGATCCATCGCAGTGGGACCAGGACCCATTCAAATTGACGATCCATGCCGGCCGATACGGCGGACGGGGCACGACCGACGACAAAGGCCCGGCCTTAACCGCCCTTTTTGCTGCAGCATACGCTCTGAAACAAGGGGTTCCCCTGAATTTCCGTTTTGTCTGGGAATTTGAAGAGGAGATCGGAAGCCCGAATTTTGAAAAAGCCATCCGATCAAGGAAAACCCTTCTCCAGGCCCATTCGATCATGGTTTCAGATACCGTCTGGGTCTTACGAAACAAACCCGCCATCCCATACGGCATCCGGGGACTCCTGACCGCAAGCCTTTTTCTTGAAACCGGCAGCCGGGATGTTCATTCAGGATTGGCCGGAGGCGCGGCCAGGAACCCCATCGGAGAGCTTTGCAGGCTGATCACAGCGTGTTATGATCCTGTGACGGGCCGAGTGAAGATCCCCGGATTTTATGACGACATGCTGCCTCCAGGCAAGAAAGAACGGCGAAACTTCGAGGGGGTCGGCTTCAGGATTTCCGGCTTCAAGAAGGCGCATGGATTAAAGAAGATCCGTTTTGAGAAGACCGCACAGGTTCTAAACGCCATCTGGTTGAGGCCGACCTTCGAGGTTCACGGCATTGCAGGCGGATACACCGGGAAAGGGATCAAGACCGTGATCCCTCAAAAGGCAGAGGCCAAAATCAGCATGAGGCTGGTCCCGGGACAAGACCCGGGAAAAATCTTCTCTCAGTTTCGAGCTTTCGTAAAGGGTGAGAATCCTGACATCCATGTCCGTCCTGAAGCCTTTCTCGATCCCTATCTTTCCCCCGCAGATGGAGAGCACCTTCAAGCGGCTTCTGATGCCATGCAATTCGGATTTCAGAAAAAACCCGCCTTGATCCGGGAAGGAGGATCCATCGGGGCCGTGGTGAACCTAAATAAAATTTTTAAAATCCCTGTTATTTTCTTAGGACTCTCTCTCCCGGAACACGGGTATCATGCGCCTAATGAATATTTTGAATGGACTCAGGTCACGGGAGGGATGCGAACCTTTGCACACTACTTTGAACGGATCAGCCGGATTATTTAGCTGAGGGATCCGGATCCTGAAAGAACCGGTTTATCCCTTCTCTCTTTTTTGCTCTTGAACCTTGAGCCGGATCAGTTTGATATAGTCCATCACCCCGGCGATTTCCCGGTCCGGAAGATCCTCAATGATCTGAATGAGTTCTTCTTTCTTCCGGCTGAGTCTCGTATAACCGGGGATGCTCTCATGAAGCGAGCCGGGGAGGGGTTGCGCGCCTTCTCTCAAATCAGCGAGTCTTCGGTAATCCTCTTCATCCAGATACCCGGTCAATGTGTACAGGTAGGTGTAGTCCAATTTTAACGGCAAGGCCAGCTTTCTTAGGACCTGCGGGGTTGGGCGTTTTCTTTTCTTGTGGATGATCAGGGAGATCTCGGCTCGGGTCACGCCTGACAGGATCTCAAGTTTACGGAGTGACATCTTCGGACTGCGTCGTATGGCCTCCTTGATGATATCTCCCAGATTTTTCATCGAGCAATTTTTTCCATTAAAATTCATTGATTTGATTTAAAAATTAAGGCTCTTCTCCCATGTAGTGGGTAAAAAGGGTTCGAGGATTCCAGGGTTCAAGGGTTCAAGTGAACCCCGTTAGAGAGACGAGCTCTCTAACGGGGTGAAATACTGAAACGCAAGCAAAATCTCCAGAGAAAAACACCGGCACCCTTAACCCCTAGTGTCGCGTCAACCTTGCAGTGCCTTTTGGTGTCACCCCCTCATCCTAACCTTCTCCCCATAGGGGAGAAGGGTTGTTTGAACGTCCTTCCCTTGGGGAGAGGACTGAGGTGAGAGGGAAAATGGGATACGTCATTTTACACGTGACACGACACGAGGACCCTCGGCCTTTTATGTTTTAGCACTTCACTTGACCCCTGGAATCCTTGACCCCTTGACCCCTTATGTTTTCACCCACTCTTTTGGAGATGATCCAAAATTAATATAACATTAAAGAAACTCACGGAATATGAAAACCCCAATAGATGAACAATAAATGGTTGACAATATAACTCCATAAAAGTATAATTGGATATATATTGTTAACCATCGTCAGGCCGTGATTTTCCCGCATAATCCATTAGATACATCCTGACTTATCGGAACATTTTGAATGATCTTGAGCGTTGAATCAAGAAAGGAGAGCAGGTGAAAGATGATGGAATGCCGTGACTGCGTGTTTCACAATCTGAACTGTTCAGGAGAAGAGGCGGTTTTCATTCTTGAGGTCTTAATACGAATCCGGCCTGACATCGAATCATACTGTGCGCTTTTTGATTCTGTCAGAATCGAGGCGTACCGCCAGTTGCAGGAATACCTCAGCGCACAGTCTCATGGGCCTGAAGATTGAGAAGAAATTTCCAAGGCGGATATTTGAAAAACAAAGTCTGAATAAAGATCATTCATTGAGGCTGCGGTATGCATTCACCTCTCGGTTTTTGGTTGATATTGAATGATTATCTCGACGGCACAAAATCACAAAAAAGGCGCTCCCTTTCGAGGCTTGTGGAGGCGGTTTCAAAGATTCCTTCCGCCGCCTCGATGCTCATGGATATACTAAGACCCCTTTCTGAGGATCATATCTCGGAACTCCTGCTCTCGATCGCCCAAAGGCTGGACCTTGAGATCCACAAAGTGACATGGGATCGGGAAGATTTTCAAAACGTGATGATCAATACGATCCGGTTCTACTCATCTGCGAATCAACTCGTAAAAGCGCTGCGGGAAAAAAGAGACCCTCCGAATCTTCACAGGCCTGCCCGATCCGCCGAATCCCCTGATCTTAACGGACTCTGGTCCAGAGAAAAGATCCGCGAGGCGCTGATCCAAATCTATCTGGAGAAAAAATGCAGCCGCAAGGCCGCGGCTGAGTCTCTCCTGACAACGTCTGCAGATCTGCGTCTCAGGATCTTCCCGCGCTTTGGGATCATTGAGAAAGCGCTGCAAAGGAGATGGATCGAGGATGCCGTGCTCGAATGTCCGGAAAAAATCGGAGAGGCGGCAGAGAGGCTCGGCATGAGCAGCCAAACCTTGAGAAAGAAGCTTAAGAAATACGGAATCCAAAGGCCCTTGCCGCCTAAAAAGATCCTGCATAAATTGGTGGACCGGCTCCCTGTTGTCCAGTGGTTCGAGGAGATGCATCACGGCACCGCTGAAACCACGGCAAAAGATTACAAATTTCGAAAATATTGTCTTCTCTTTTTCGGCTGCGTGGACAGGCTTTTTAACAAGGAATTTCGAACGGAAGAAGAGAAAAAATATATCCTGCGGTCATTGAGGCAATCCGCGAGCAGGAACCGGCGCCGAATTCATATTCTCTACGATCAGCTTTTTGCCAGGCCGATCCCTTTCGATATCACAAAGGCTACGCGATACAAGTTCTGTAAAAGCATTCTCTATGAGATTTTTAAGTCACGATCTTCCGATGGAATGTTTGTGGATATCCTGCCGTCAGGAGATCCAAAGATGGATGAGATGATCTTATCACTTATGGTCTGGGCCCTGCGTCACTGGACCGAAAAGCCTATAAATTGGAAGGACTACCGCCGATGCGTCAGAACCGGACATCCTGTGCCGGATGTCCAAGAGAACCCTTCTCCTCTGCCGCGTCTTGCCTGAACGTATCCGGTTCGACCGGCTCACAGCCCTGAACTTGCCGAAGGGGCCGGTTTCTCTTAACGGCCCTATTTTTCAATACGGCGGCATTCAATCGCCATACACCTTATGGACGAACAGGACCCATTAGAAGGATTTACTTCTTCCGGTTTCTTCTCTTTGACGCCAGGGTCACCATATCGGATTTATTCCGATCCATTTTGGCCCTTTTCTTGGCTGTTTTAATCTTTCTCTTACGGGTCTTGGATGCCAACTCACCCTCCATCAGGTTTCAATCCCCTATCCATGTAGAATCCGAAAAGTTTTAAATTCTCCGGTATAGGGTTCTTCAGACATGTCAACATGGTTCACTTCGGCATAAGGAGGACCCTTCCGACACCATTTTGTAAACTCATAAAGGGTCTCTCCATCCCCTTCAGCCAGGACCTCCACGCTCCCATCGGCAAGATTCCTGACCCATCCTGTCAGGCTGCATCGAACGGCTTCCTCTTGTGTGCCGGCCCGGAAAAAGACTCCTTGAACCC
This window of the Nitrospirae bacterium CG2_30_53_67 genome carries:
- a CDS encoding peptidase, translating into MPLINEKRLDEHIRSVKEPYEKSLERLVEIPTVSSDPACKQNIRKAAVLTAGILKSFGIHAEVLWTPGHPVVIGTMGTNKKHRTVLIYNHLDVQPADPSQWDQDPFKLTIHAGRYGGRGTTDDKGPALTALFAAAYALKQGVPLNFRFVWEFEEEIGSPNFEKAIRSRKTLLQAHSIMVSDTVWVLRNKPAIPYGIRGLLTASLFLETGSRDVHSGLAGGAARNPIGELCRLITACYDPVTGRVKIPGFYDDMLPPGKKERRNFEGVGFRISGFKKAHGLKKIRFEKTAQVLNAIWLRPTFEVHGIAGGYTGKGIKTVIPQKAEAKISMRLVPGQDPGKIFSQFRAFVKGENPDIHVRPEAFLDPYLSPADGEHLQAASDAMQFGFQKKPALIREGGSIGAVVNLNKIFKIPVIFLGLSLPEHGYHAPNEYFEWTQVTGGMRTFAHYFERISRII
- a CDS encoding septum formation protein Maf, whose amino-acid sequence is MKRLILASASPRRRDLLAEVGLRFEVIPSSVEEEHQDGLSPLEVARTLAGEKAADVASRLTSGIVIGADTIVVLDGEILGKPKDPEDAFQMLRRLSGRSHEVITALVLIEAESGKMMTGQETTRVFFKEMTDREISAYISTGEPMDKAGAYGIQGKGMLLVRRIQGCYTNVVGLPMMKLTEMLSEMGVRIL